One Natrinema marinum genomic window carries:
- a CDS encoding winged helix-turn-helix domain-containing protein has product MKLRQPTDFLILEALEDKGRNVATNLAAHTGKSRKNINTRLPVLEDYGLVRKIGPAERSGLYEITSMGKAALVYRDQYDEADDFESLIEGPTASAEQEGEAQASFARGENETEDTE; this is encoded by the coding sequence GTGAAACTCAGACAGCCAACTGATTTCCTGATCCTCGAGGCGCTCGAGGACAAGGGACGGAACGTCGCGACCAATCTGGCAGCGCACACGGGGAAAAGCCGAAAGAACATCAACACCAGACTGCCGGTGCTCGAGGACTACGGACTCGTCCGTAAAATCGGGCCCGCCGAACGGTCCGGCCTCTACGAGATCACGTCGATGGGGAAGGCCGCGCTCGTGTACCGCGATCAGTACGACGAAGCCGACGACTTCGAGTCGCTTATCGAAGGGCCAACCGCCAGCGCCGAACAAGAGGGGGAGGCGCAGGCGAGTTTCGCCCGCGGCGAGAACGAAACCGAAGACACGGAGTAA
- a CDS encoding peptidase M10A and M12B matrixin and adamalysin: MKRRVFLGTLGSAASLGTLAYTSRRSAETLAVRVWLSERAAVYDGVAARIRAYLEAMLSLEHWSLEVSIGGAVAVSTEDAARVTSRGEWPMAVASGALGRRDIEPVSDVNLLVTDGSMEHAPTGYGLPHVASVGGARHIADLEPFDELVTDRDRSVVPNTTPARTMQVLVHEVGHALGLNHRHGVAFLYDGAVVATPMLSAYAWDPAYDRDRLHCGTPIPSAADRPRKFSLAFSSCARRELAAYDGGLSV, from the coding sequence ATGAAGCGACGCGTGTTTCTCGGGACGCTCGGCTCGGCGGCCTCGCTCGGCACGCTGGCGTACACTTCCCGTCGCTCCGCCGAGACGCTCGCGGTCCGAGTCTGGCTCTCCGAGCGAGCCGCGGTCTACGACGGGGTCGCCGCCCGCATCCGTGCGTATCTCGAGGCGATGCTCTCGCTCGAGCACTGGTCGCTCGAGGTCTCGATCGGCGGCGCCGTCGCCGTGTCGACCGAAGATGCCGCACGCGTCACCAGCCGCGGCGAGTGGCCGATGGCCGTCGCGTCGGGTGCGCTGGGTCGGCGCGATATCGAGCCCGTTTCAGACGTTAATCTATTGGTAACCGACGGCAGCATGGAACACGCGCCGACGGGATACGGGTTGCCCCACGTCGCCTCGGTCGGCGGTGCCCGACACATCGCCGACCTCGAGCCGTTCGACGAACTAGTGACCGACCGCGACCGCTCGGTCGTGCCGAACACGACGCCGGCGCGAACGATGCAGGTGCTCGTCCACGAGGTCGGGCACGCACTCGGCCTGAACCACCGCCACGGCGTCGCCTTCCTGTACGACGGTGCCGTCGTCGCGACGCCGATGCTCAGCGCCTACGCGTGGGACCCCGCGTACGACCGCGACCGGTTGCACTGCGGGACCCCCATTCCGTCGGCGGCGGATCGGCCCCGCAAATTCAGCCTGGCCTTTTCGTCGTGCGCTCGCCGCGAACTAGCGGCCTACGACGGCGGTCTCTCCGTCTAA